The window GGGAGATGGTGGAGGTACTAATGGCTGTTGAGAAAACAACCCAAACCTGGGAATCACCACTGCCAAGGCAACAATGCCCATGCTAAGAGCAGCGATCGGAAGCATCACAGGAACCAATACTCCAGGCGATCGTCGTGAAAACACCTTGAGCCTCTTTGAGGGCAACGCCTTAAGAGTAGACCGTACTAGAGTTAAATTAGCTGCCTTCAGGTCACTATCATCTGATGCTTTAGCAGTACTCGGTTGCTCCTCCTTGAGGATGTCAATAGACTGGCGGGGCACCACTAACTGCTCATTGTCACTCGCAACCGCAGCATGACCCGACGACAGTAAGGGCACAGACACTGCTGACTGAGGATTTATGACTGAAGCAGCTAGTGCTGATCCATCCAAACCAAGGATATCTCCACACTTACGAATGAACCCCTGTACAAAGACAGGCTCAGGCAGCTCATCCAGTCGGTGCTCTTCCAAAGCCTTCAACAGGCGTAGTTGAATGTAAGTTTTAGCCGCAATTTCCTCCAACGACACAGATTGCTCTAGCCGTCGCTGTTTCAGGACTGTCACGACATTCCAAAGCTGCTCAACTTGGCTAGCACTAAAACGATTCACAGCAACAATCTCTAACCACCACTAACCACTATAACTAGATATAACCAGATCGCATGTCAGCTCGTT of the Cyanobacteriota bacterium genome contains:
- a CDS encoding helix-turn-helix domain-containing protein translates to MNRFSASQVEQLWNVVTVLKQRRLEQSVSLEEIAAKTYIQLRLLKALEEHRLDELPEPVFVQGFIRKCGDILGLDGSALAASVINPQSAVSVPLLSSGHAAVASDNEQLVVPRQSIDILKEEQPSTAKASDDSDLKAANLTLVRSTLKALPSKRLKVFSRRSPGVLVPVMLPIAALSMGIVALAVVIPRFGLFSQQPLVPPPSPSVSASVSPESLPLLPPPQRESLVEVSVTLTDESWLQINLDGKEAFSGILPKGAERKWSAKELVSMQIGNAGAVLLSINGSDAKPAGDPGEVRELQIKPTDDGSLLNQQQSSAANRAEGEISTVTF